From the Microbacterium thalassium genome, one window contains:
- a CDS encoding DUF3027 domain-containing protein: MSSTPDADPALLDARDLALAALHEITTPASVGPAAGYRLEADGVVSLRFENRLGGYPGWYWTVSVARVDDAEPTVLEAELLPGDGALLAPDWVPWAERLADYQAAQAAAAEAAAAEEAEGADDASDADESGLEDEDLDDVDDMDESDFDPDGSPILHAGDVDGVDIDELDEQQPDDEDDDSEDDGESDDDDESDDDDDESDGSDDDDSDDDDESDDDDESDDDDDDESDDDESDDDDDSDERG; encoded by the coding sequence ATGAGCTCGACGCCTGACGCCGATCCGGCCCTGCTGGACGCGCGCGACCTCGCCCTGGCCGCGCTGCACGAGATCACGACGCCCGCCTCGGTCGGCCCGGCCGCCGGCTACCGGCTCGAGGCCGACGGCGTGGTGTCGCTGCGCTTCGAGAACCGCCTGGGCGGCTACCCCGGGTGGTACTGGACGGTGAGCGTCGCCCGCGTCGACGACGCCGAGCCGACCGTGCTCGAGGCCGAGCTGCTGCCCGGCGACGGCGCGCTGCTGGCTCCGGACTGGGTGCCGTGGGCCGAGCGCCTCGCGGACTATCAGGCTGCGCAGGCGGCAGCCGCCGAGGCCGCCGCGGCCGAGGAGGCCGAGGGTGCGGACGACGCGTCGGATGCCGACGAAAGCGGTCTCGAAGACGAGGACCTCGACGACGTCGACGACATGGACGAATCGGACTTCGACCCGGACGGGTCCCCGATCCTCCACGCGGGCGACGTCGACGGCGTCGACATCGACGAGCTCGACGAGCAGCAGCCCGATGATGAGGATGACGACTCCGAGGATGACGGTGAGTCCGATGACGATGACGAGTCTGACGACGACGATGACGAGTCCGACGGGTCCGATGATGACGACTCCGACGATGACGATGAGTCCGACGATGACGACGAATCCGACGACGACGATGACGACGAGTCCGACGACGATGAGTCCGACGATGACGACGACTCCGACGAGCGCGGGTGA
- a CDS encoding cold-shock protein, translating into MPTGKVRFYDEDKGFGFIAADDGQDVFLHASALPAGSPAPKQGARLEFGVADGRKGPQALSVRFLEAPVSLAKRSRKPADDMAIIVEDLVKLLDGIGGDLRRGRYPSGSHAKKVAAVLRKVADELDA; encoded by the coding sequence ATGCCCACCGGCAAGGTCAGGTTCTACGACGAGGACAAGGGATTCGGCTTCATCGCCGCCGATGACGGTCAGGACGTGTTCCTGCACGCCAGCGCCCTTCCCGCCGGATCCCCCGCGCCCAAGCAGGGGGCTCGTCTCGAGTTCGGCGTCGCCGACGGCCGCAAGGGCCCGCAGGCGCTGTCGGTGCGGTTCCTCGAGGCTCCCGTCAGCCTCGCCAAGCGCTCGCGCAAGCCGGCCGACGACATGGCGATCATCGTCGAGGACCTCGTGAAGCTCCTCGACGGCATCGGCGGCGATCTGCGCCGCGGACGCTACCCGAGCGGCAGCCACGCGAAGAAGGTCGCAGCCGTGCTGCGCAAGGTCGCCGATGAGCTCGACGCCTGA
- a CDS encoding multidrug ABC transporter ATPase, with product MSTRTPGDDVPVRPIDRLLAFMSLGLLLLSVLAFFAIMIGSSTGADMSAGVWPAVGILVYIAPVVAFILLLTVLVMSLVRRSRANRGD from the coding sequence ATGAGCACCCGAACTCCGGGCGACGACGTCCCCGTCCGCCCGATCGACCGCCTCCTGGCCTTCATGTCGCTGGGACTGCTGCTGCTGTCGGTCCTGGCGTTCTTCGCGATCATGATCGGATCCAGCACCGGCGCCGACATGTCGGCAGGCGTCTGGCCGGCGGTCGGCATCCTGGTCTACATCGCGCCCGTCGTCGCGTTCATCCTCCTGCTGACGGTGCTCGTCATGAGCCTCGTCCGTCGCTCCCGGGCGAACCGAGGCGACTGA
- a CDS encoding helicase-associated domain-containing protein yields the protein MPSDERALATWLATREDAALAEILAARSVSTSASWQDFFDAADGLLDAGSLDRAITGLERETLIALLADEPPAAGRVRERLATLALLGEDGRPLPLVRDRAEALRSSAPDAFTEPAAPPPPAPSEARQAAAAAERLFTTSGALADVLLTAHATPLTRTGAGAVSAVDRKRLIESGAVHSLDELDDLVLLAESAGLAVPIDKEWTVTDTARAWLEAPTAQRWLSVADGFRSSLPAGLRTPEGGWMPLELWPGAYPLDPDWPGRADRLLRAATRWGLVAADGSEPAWTTPLREGRAADPAPLAAMLPAEIDRVYLQADLSAIAPGPLAPALDLRLRALARRESRAQASTYRFTAESLTAALTEGETAESIRAFLGELSLTGIPQPLEYLIESTSARHGLIRVAGDPASERTRIDSDDLGVLDALSVDQALRPLGLIADGGGLVTRVGRDAVYWSLADARYPVVAIDADGRTEAMHRRTATGTAASAPDPVQAYAPLIEALRQGHGDSGEDAWLQRELEQWVRARAEIVVTVRMPDGSERALTMEATGLGGGRLRGRDRAADIERTLPVTSIVSVRAV from the coding sequence GTGCCCTCCGACGAGCGCGCACTCGCGACGTGGCTGGCCACTCGCGAGGACGCCGCGCTCGCGGAGATCCTCGCCGCGCGCAGCGTCTCGACGTCGGCGTCGTGGCAGGACTTCTTCGACGCCGCCGACGGTCTGCTCGACGCCGGCTCGCTCGACCGCGCGATCACGGGTCTCGAGCGCGAGACGCTCATCGCCCTGCTCGCCGACGAGCCGCCCGCCGCGGGCCGGGTGCGGGAGCGCCTGGCGACGCTCGCCCTGCTCGGCGAGGACGGGCGCCCGCTCCCGCTCGTGCGCGATCGGGCCGAGGCGCTCCGGTCCTCCGCACCGGATGCGTTCACGGAACCGGCCGCTCCCCCGCCGCCGGCGCCCTCCGAAGCCCGCCAGGCGGCCGCCGCCGCCGAGCGGCTCTTCACGACGTCGGGCGCACTGGCCGACGTCCTGCTCACCGCCCACGCGACGCCGCTCACCCGCACCGGGGCGGGCGCCGTCAGCGCGGTCGACCGCAAGCGCCTCATCGAATCCGGCGCCGTGCACTCCCTCGACGAGCTCGACGACCTCGTGCTGCTCGCCGAGAGCGCCGGACTCGCCGTGCCGATCGACAAGGAGTGGACCGTCACCGACACCGCGCGCGCGTGGCTCGAGGCACCCACGGCGCAGCGCTGGCTGAGCGTGGCCGACGGATTCCGCTCGTCCCTGCCCGCGGGCCTGCGCACCCCCGAGGGCGGATGGATGCCCCTGGAGCTGTGGCCCGGCGCCTACCCGCTCGATCCCGACTGGCCGGGGAGGGCCGACCGGCTGCTGCGCGCCGCGACGCGGTGGGGCCTCGTCGCCGCCGACGGAAGCGAGCCGGCCTGGACGACGCCGCTGCGCGAGGGGCGCGCGGCCGACCCGGCGCCGCTGGCGGCCATGCTCCCCGCCGAGATCGACCGCGTGTACCTGCAGGCCGACCTCAGCGCCATCGCCCCCGGCCCCCTCGCGCCGGCGCTCGATCTGCGCCTGCGGGCGCTGGCCCGGCGCGAATCGCGCGCGCAGGCGTCCACGTACCGTTTCACGGCGGAGTCCCTGACGGCCGCACTCACCGAGGGCGAGACGGCGGAGTCGATCCGCGCGTTCCTCGGGGAGCTCTCGCTCACCGGCATCCCGCAGCCGCTGGAGTACCTCATCGAATCGACCTCGGCCCGGCACGGCCTGATCCGGGTCGCCGGCGACCCCGCCTCGGAGCGCACGCGCATCGACAGCGACGACCTGGGCGTGCTCGACGCCCTGTCGGTCGACCAGGCGCTGCGGCCCCTCGGTCTCATCGCCGACGGCGGCGGGCTCGTCACGCGCGTCGGGCGGGACGCCGTCTACTGGTCGCTCGCCGACGCCCGGTACCCCGTGGTCGCGATCGACGCGGACGGCCGCACCGAGGCGATGCACCGGCGCACGGCGACCGGCACAGCGGCATCCGCTCCTGATCCGGTGCAGGCGTACGCGCCGCTCATCGAGGCCCTGCGGCAGGGTCACGGCGACTCGGGCGAGGACGCGTGGCTGCAGCGGGAGCTGGAGCAGTGGGTCCGTGCACGCGCCGAGATCGTCGTCACGGTCCGCATGCCCGACGGCAGCGAGCGCGCGCTCACCATGGAGGCCACGGGCCTGGGCGGCGGGCGTCTGCGCGGGCGCGATCGCGCGGCCGACATCGAGCGCACGCTGCCGGTGACGAGCATCGTGAGCGTGCGCGCGGTCTGA
- a CDS encoding DivIVA domain-containing protein, which translates to MLSSDVRALTLPVRRRTPLSLFAGDVFDKDEVDGVLEACADALAAYESGRSSTGLRADDLVIHRFSRAGLFADGYDADEVDDLLDEIIPAIRDHEARLMRGGTAEDG; encoded by the coding sequence ATGCTCAGCTCCGATGTCCGTGCACTCACCCTCCCGGTCCGCCGTCGGACGCCGCTGTCCCTGTTCGCGGGCGACGTGTTCGACAAGGACGAGGTCGACGGCGTCCTGGAGGCGTGCGCCGATGCTCTCGCGGCGTACGAGTCCGGGCGGTCCTCCACCGGTCTGCGCGCCGATGACCTGGTGATCCACCGGTTCAGCAGAGCGGGGCTGTTCGCCGACGGCTATGACGCCGATGAGGTCGACGATCTCCTCGACGAGATCATCCCGGCGATCCGCGATCACGAGGCCCGGCTGATGCGGGGCGGCACGGCAGAAGACGGCTGA
- a CDS encoding DNA repair helicase XPB has product MADGPLIVQSDRTVLLEVAHPDAENARHELAIFAELERAPEHIHTYRITRLGLWNARAAGHDAEDMLATLERWSRFPVPPSVSIDIAETVNRYGRLVIERTPAAEDGTGGELVLRSTDAAVLAEVSKNKRIQPLLIGHPSPDTYVVDPWARGHIKQELLKIGWPAEDLAGYTPGTPHPIDLAEDGWHLRPYQRKAVDTFHDGGSGVVVLPCGAGKTLVGAGAMAATRTTTLILVTNTVSARQWRDELLKRTSLTPEEIGEYSGQSKEIKPVTIATYQILTAKRKGQYAHLALLDALDWGLVVYDEVHLLPAPVFKLTADLQARRRLGLTATLVREDGREGDVFSLIGPKRFDAPWKEIEAQGFISPAVCYEVRVDLPAGERLEYAAAADEERYRLAATAPAKIGVVRSLVERHRGERILIIGQYLDQIDTLSEALGAPKITGQTPVDEREELYQAFREGEISVLVVSKVANFSIDLPEASVAIQVSGSFGSRQEEAQRLGRLLRPKKSADTASFYTLIARDTVDQDFAQNRQRFLAEQGYSYMILDAHEVAAA; this is encoded by the coding sequence ATGGCTGACGGCCCACTCATCGTCCAGAGCGACCGCACCGTGCTGCTCGAAGTGGCACACCCCGACGCGGAGAACGCGCGGCACGAGCTCGCGATCTTCGCCGAACTCGAACGCGCCCCCGAGCACATCCACACCTACCGCATCACGCGGCTGGGGCTGTGGAACGCGCGAGCGGCGGGCCACGACGCCGAGGACATGCTCGCCACGCTCGAGCGCTGGTCGCGCTTCCCGGTGCCGCCGTCGGTGTCGATCGACATCGCCGAGACCGTGAACCGCTACGGGCGGCTCGTCATCGAGCGCACCCCGGCCGCCGAGGACGGCACCGGCGGCGAGCTCGTGCTGCGATCGACGGATGCCGCGGTGCTCGCCGAGGTGTCGAAGAACAAGCGCATCCAGCCGCTGCTGATCGGGCATCCCTCCCCCGACACCTACGTCGTCGACCCGTGGGCGCGCGGCCACATCAAGCAGGAGCTGCTGAAGATCGGCTGGCCGGCCGAGGACCTCGCCGGGTACACGCCCGGCACGCCGCATCCGATCGACCTCGCCGAGGACGGCTGGCACCTGCGGCCGTACCAGCGCAAGGCCGTCGACACCTTCCACGACGGCGGCTCGGGCGTCGTGGTGCTCCCCTGCGGCGCCGGCAAGACCCTCGTGGGCGCCGGGGCGATGGCGGCGACCCGGACGACCACGCTGATCCTCGTCACCAACACCGTCAGCGCCCGCCAGTGGCGCGACGAGCTGCTCAAGCGCACGAGCCTGACCCCCGAGGAGATCGGCGAGTACTCCGGGCAGTCCAAGGAGATCAAGCCCGTCACGATCGCGACGTACCAGATCCTGACAGCCAAGCGGAAGGGCCAGTACGCGCACCTCGCGCTGCTCGACGCGCTCGACTGGGGCCTGGTCGTGTACGACGAGGTGCACCTGCTGCCCGCGCCCGTCTTCAAGCTCACCGCCGACCTGCAGGCCCGCCGGCGCCTGGGCCTGACCGCGACGCTCGTACGCGAGGACGGCCGCGAGGGCGACGTGTTCAGCCTCATCGGCCCCAAGCGCTTCGACGCGCCGTGGAAGGAGATCGAGGCGCAGGGGTTCATCTCGCCCGCCGTCTGCTACGAGGTGCGCGTGGACCTGCCGGCCGGTGAGCGTCTCGAGTACGCCGCCGCGGCCGACGAGGAGCGCTACCGCCTCGCCGCGACGGCGCCCGCGAAGATCGGCGTGGTGCGCAGCCTCGTCGAGCGCCACCGGGGCGAGCGCATCCTCATCATCGGCCAGTACCTGGATCAGATCGACACGCTGTCCGAGGCGCTGGGCGCCCCCAAGATCACCGGGCAGACACCCGTGGACGAGCGCGAGGAGCTGTATCAGGCGTTCCGGGAGGGCGAGATCTCGGTGCTGGTGGTCTCGAAGGTCGCGAACTTCTCGATCGACCTGCCCGAGGCATCCGTCGCCATCCAGGTGTCGGGCTCGTTCGGCTCGCGTCAGGAGGAGGCCCAGCGCCTGGGGCGCCTGCTGCGCCCGAAGAAGTCCGCCGACACCGCGAGCTTCTACACGCTCATCGCCCGCGACACCGTCGATCAGGACTTCGCCCAGAACCGGCAGCGCTTCCTCGCCGAGCAGGGCTACAGCTACATGATCCTGGACGCCCACGAGGTCGCCGCCGCCTGA
- a CDS encoding pyrimidine reductase family protein yields MPSAADLLDAYALPGRSAPLVRMNFVASADGAATLGDRSGALGGETDRTLMEVLRALSDVVVVGAGTVRAEGYGGMRVGDDLAAWRSEHGLPTQPRLAVVTGRADLDPADPFFAGAVTTPIVITSGHAPAERLHALEDVADVLRCGERAVDLALMRTMLAERGLAQILCEGGPGLFGALVADGLVDELCLTLSPTLAGGDAGRILQGAAEEERAMALVHAITDDEGFVFLRYRMR; encoded by the coding sequence ATGCCCTCCGCCGCCGACCTGCTCGACGCGTACGCGCTGCCGGGGCGTTCGGCGCCGCTCGTGCGCATGAACTTCGTCGCGAGCGCCGACGGCGCGGCGACCCTGGGCGACCGGAGCGGAGCCCTCGGCGGTGAGACGGACCGTACGCTCATGGAGGTGCTGCGGGCGCTGTCGGACGTCGTCGTCGTGGGGGCGGGAACGGTCCGCGCGGAAGGCTACGGCGGCATGCGGGTCGGCGACGACCTGGCCGCGTGGCGCAGCGAGCACGGGCTGCCGACCCAGCCGCGGCTGGCCGTCGTCACCGGCCGTGCCGACCTCGATCCGGCCGACCCGTTCTTCGCGGGGGCCGTCACGACGCCCATCGTGATCACGTCCGGCCACGCCCCCGCGGAACGGCTGCACGCGCTCGAGGACGTCGCCGACGTCCTGCGGTGCGGCGAGCGGGCGGTCGACCTCGCGCTCATGCGCACCATGCTGGCCGAGCGGGGCCTCGCCCAGATCCTGTGCGAGGGCGGGCCCGGTCTGTTCGGCGCGCTGGTGGCGGACGGCCTCGTCGACGAGCTGTGTCTCACGCTGTCGCCGACGCTGGCGGGCGGGGACGCGGGCCGCATCTTGCAGGGCGCGGCCGAGGAGGAGCGTGCGATGGCCCTCGTGCACGCGATCACCGACGACGAGGGGTTCGTGTTCCTCCGCTACCGCATGCGGTGA
- the folP gene encoding dihydropteroate synthase: MTARSATAWLRAGDRTLDLAHRVAVMGIVNRTPDSFYDRGATFALDTAVEAGRRAVEDGAEIVDVGGVKFAPGPPVPVEEEIARVVPVVRELAGVVAVSVDTFQPEVARAAIAAGAAIINDTTGLADPAMAQVVADSDAAVVVAHSLAAPRTQLPMPRYDDVVAEVVTWLEDRRARALAAGIPPDRIILDPGHDLNKNTLHSLELTRRLGEVAALGSPLLVALSNKDFIGETLGRDRAARLAGSLAAAVYCVQQGARIVRVHNVAETVDAVRMLEAILGWRVPPADALVHNMRPEGNE; the protein is encoded by the coding sequence ATGACCGCGCGCTCCGCGACCGCCTGGCTGCGCGCCGGCGACAGGACGCTCGACCTCGCCCATCGCGTCGCCGTGATGGGCATCGTCAACCGCACACCCGACTCGTTCTACGACCGCGGCGCCACGTTCGCGCTCGACACCGCGGTCGAGGCCGGCCGGCGCGCCGTCGAGGACGGCGCCGAGATCGTCGACGTCGGCGGTGTGAAGTTCGCCCCCGGCCCGCCTGTGCCCGTCGAGGAGGAGATCGCGCGCGTGGTGCCGGTCGTCCGCGAGCTCGCCGGGGTCGTGGCGGTCAGCGTCGACACGTTCCAGCCCGAGGTCGCGCGCGCGGCGATCGCGGCGGGCGCGGCGATCATCAACGACACCACGGGGCTGGCCGACCCCGCGATGGCGCAGGTGGTCGCCGACAGCGACGCCGCCGTGGTGGTCGCCCACAGTCTGGCGGCGCCCCGCACACAGCTGCCCATGCCGCGCTACGACGACGTCGTCGCCGAGGTCGTGACGTGGCTCGAGGACCGTCGCGCACGGGCGCTGGCCGCCGGCATCCCGCCCGACCGCATCATCCTCGACCCCGGTCACGACCTGAACAAGAACACGCTGCACTCGCTCGAGCTGACGCGGCGGCTGGGCGAGGTGGCGGCCCTCGGATCGCCGCTGCTGGTCGCCCTCTCGAACAAGGACTTCATCGGCGAGACGCTCGGACGCGACCGTGCCGCGCGCCTGGCGGGATCGCTCGCCGCGGCGGTCTACTGCGTCCAGCAGGGGGCCCGCATCGTCCGCGTGCACAACGTCGCCGAGACCGTCGACGCCGTCCGCATGCTCGAGGCGATCCTCGGGTGGCGCGTGCCGCCGGCCGACGCGCTCGTGCACAACATGCGACCAGAAGGGAACGAGTGA
- a CDS encoding NAD(P)/FAD-dependent oxidoreductase, translating to MVHHVIIGGGQAAGSAAETLRKRSPDADVTVVAAEQHPPYQRPPLSKGYLAGDEGADAVVLHSAEWYGEQGIDLRTATRATAIDPAGHRVRLADGTDLAYDALLVATGASPRRLPLPGAHARGVHVLRTIDDADALAESLRHGGRRVAVIGTGWIGMEVAATARGLGNDVTVLGRAPVPLGAALGPRMGEVFAGLHRDHGVTIRSSASVDALVVDGAVSGVVADGETVAADIVVIGVGATPDTALAEAAGIRVQDGILADEHLRTSAPDVYAAGDVARSYHPLVQRHLRSEHWENARAGGEVAARSMLGEDVRHTGIPYFYTDQFDLGMELSGFPTLMTDADVVVRGDLEAREFIAFWLDDGRVVAGMNVNVWDVQDDIQALIRSGARVEPDALRDPGVDIAGLAA from the coding sequence ATGGTGCATCACGTGATCATCGGCGGGGGACAGGCGGCCGGATCGGCGGCCGAGACGCTGCGGAAGCGGTCCCCCGATGCGGACGTCACCGTCGTCGCCGCCGAGCAGCATCCGCCCTATCAGCGCCCGCCGCTGTCGAAGGGCTATCTCGCCGGAGACGAGGGGGCGGATGCCGTCGTGCTGCACTCCGCCGAATGGTACGGCGAGCAGGGCATCGACCTGCGCACGGCGACGCGCGCGACCGCGATCGACCCTGCCGGGCATCGCGTCCGGCTCGCGGACGGGACAGACCTCGCCTACGACGCGCTCCTGGTCGCCACGGGCGCCTCGCCGCGCCGGCTGCCGCTGCCGGGCGCCCATGCCCGGGGGGTCCACGTGCTGCGCACGATCGACGACGCCGACGCCCTCGCCGAGTCCCTGCGCCACGGCGGGCGCCGCGTGGCCGTGATCGGCACCGGGTGGATCGGGATGGAGGTCGCGGCGACCGCGCGCGGGCTCGGCAACGACGTCACGGTGCTCGGGCGGGCCCCGGTGCCGCTGGGTGCCGCCCTCGGCCCCCGCATGGGCGAGGTGTTCGCGGGCCTGCACCGCGACCACGGCGTCACGATCCGGTCGTCGGCGTCGGTCGACGCGCTCGTCGTGGACGGCGCCGTCTCGGGGGTCGTCGCGGACGGAGAGACGGTCGCCGCCGACATCGTGGTCATCGGGGTCGGCGCGACGCCGGACACCGCGCTGGCCGAGGCCGCCGGCATCCGGGTCCAGGACGGCATCCTCGCCGACGAGCATCTGCGCACGAGCGCCCCCGACGTCTACGCCGCCGGCGATGTCGCGCGCAGCTATCACCCGCTCGTGCAGCGTCACCTGCGCAGCGAGCACTGGGAGAACGCCCGTGCCGGCGGTGAGGTCGCGGCGCGGTCGATGCTGGGCGAGGACGTCCGCCACACCGGGATCCCGTACTTCTACACCGACCAGTTCGACCTCGGGATGGAGCTCTCGGGCTTCCCGACGCTCATGACGGACGCCGACGTCGTCGTCCGCGGCGATCTCGAAGCCCGGGAGTTCATCGCCTTCTGGCTCGACGACGGCCGCGTCGTCGCCGGGATGAACGTGAACGTGTGGGATGTGCAGGACGACATCCAGGCGCTCATCCGCTCCGGCGCGCGGGTCGAGCCGGATGCGCTCCGGGATCCGGGCGTCGACATCGCGGGCCTGGCCGCATGA
- a CDS encoding response regulator transcription factor → MTAPRILVVDDEPNIRDLLITSLRFAGFQVRAVSNGAQTISAVLEEEPDLIVLDVMLPDMNGFSVTKRLRGAGYTAPILFLTAKDDTEDKITGLNAGGDDYVTKPFSLDEIVARIQAILRRTMQADEESVIRAGELTMDQDTHDVQVGDVSIDLSPTEFKLLRYLMLNPNRVLSKAQILDHVWEYDFNGDAGIVESYISYLRRKIDPHSSEPLIQTKRGFGYMLKAGKSA, encoded by the coding sequence ATGACCGCACCGCGCATCCTCGTCGTGGACGACGAGCCGAACATCCGCGACCTGCTCATCACGAGCCTTCGCTTCGCGGGGTTCCAGGTTCGAGCAGTCTCCAACGGAGCCCAGACGATCTCGGCCGTCCTCGAGGAGGAACCCGACCTGATCGTGCTCGACGTCATGCTCCCCGACATGAACGGGTTCAGCGTCACCAAACGGCTCCGCGGCGCCGGATACACCGCGCCGATCCTGTTCCTGACCGCCAAGGACGACACCGAGGACAAGATCACGGGCCTCAACGCCGGCGGCGACGACTACGTCACCAAGCCGTTCAGCCTCGACGAGATCGTCGCCCGCATCCAGGCGATCCTGCGCCGCACGATGCAGGCCGACGAGGAGTCGGTGATCCGCGCCGGCGAGCTCACGATGGATCAGGACACCCACGACGTGCAGGTCGGCGATGTCTCGATCGACCTGAGCCCGACCGAGTTCAAGCTGCTGCGCTACCTGATGCTCAACCCGAACCGCGTGCTGTCGAAGGCGCAGATCCTCGACCACGTGTGGGAGTACGACTTCAACGGCGACGCCGGCATCGTCGAGAGCTACATCTCGTACCTTCGCCGCAAGATCGACCCGCACTCGTCCGAGCCGCTGATCCAGACCAAGCGCGGGTTCGGGTACATGCTCAAGGCCGGCAAGTCGGCCTAG
- a CDS encoding sensor histidine kinase, with translation MAVAVLAMGLLGAGILTTTFLRGALASTVEDTVRDLARTDVASQQFDIFVERGELVVEPSDTARDTDLFVAVYGPTPGELLAVAGGRGATPPDLPETFPPDRAYQRDGVYTVWSEDGEAEYRYAVTVQEVQNAGTLYTQLVAAPLAGVNRTIATYLGIYSIIAVITIALGAILIRLLVTLAFRSLGQVEATAMSIAEGDFSTRMTEIEPGTEVGRLKRAINAMLDRVDGAITQRDSTVQQMRRFVGDASHELRTPLVTVRGYAELYRMGAIQGDEQVAQSMDRIEKEAIRMGAMVEDLLALARLDERRDVVITDVDLRPIARDAALDVRATSPLREVTVIDTTSETISAPAPPLKPAEPEAKKRRSGPSLAMLRRRARQTEPPAPEPPAPASSAPPPSHREPVVLGDENRIRQVVTNLLGNARRFTADDSPIELRVGVDQTQGSGWIEVSDHGPGVPDQIKEKIFQRFWRADTSRTRETGGSGLGLSIVASIMDALHGSVTVMDTPGGGATFRVAFPLARARDAEEHRDLETQPLQPPPG, from the coding sequence GTGGCCGTCGCCGTGCTCGCGATGGGTCTGCTCGGCGCGGGGATCCTCACCACGACCTTCCTGCGCGGGGCACTCGCGTCGACGGTCGAGGACACCGTGCGCGACCTGGCGCGCACCGACGTGGCTTCGCAGCAGTTCGACATCTTCGTCGAGCGGGGCGAGCTCGTCGTCGAACCATCGGACACGGCGCGCGACACCGACCTCTTCGTCGCGGTCTACGGTCCGACCCCGGGCGAGCTGCTCGCGGTCGCGGGGGGACGCGGTGCGACGCCCCCGGACCTGCCCGAGACGTTTCCCCCCGACCGCGCCTACCAGCGCGACGGCGTCTACACCGTCTGGAGCGAGGACGGCGAGGCCGAGTACCGCTACGCGGTGACGGTCCAGGAGGTCCAGAACGCGGGCACGCTGTACACCCAGCTGGTCGCCGCGCCGCTCGCGGGCGTCAACCGCACGATCGCGACGTACCTCGGCATCTACAGCATCATCGCGGTCATCACCATCGCCCTCGGCGCCATCCTGATCCGGCTGCTCGTGACGCTCGCGTTCCGCAGTCTCGGCCAGGTCGAGGCGACCGCGATGTCGATCGCCGAAGGCGACTTCAGCACACGCATGACCGAGATCGAGCCCGGCACCGAGGTCGGACGCCTCAAGCGCGCCATCAACGCCATGCTCGATCGCGTCGACGGCGCCATCACGCAGCGCGACTCGACCGTGCAGCAGATGCGGCGCTTCGTCGGAGACGCCAGCCACGAGCTGCGCACTCCCCTGGTGACGGTGCGCGGCTATGCCGAGCTGTACCGCATGGGGGCCATCCAGGGCGATGAGCAGGTCGCCCAGTCGATGGACCGCATCGAGAAGGAGGCCATCCGCATGGGCGCGATGGTCGAGGATCTGCTCGCCCTCGCCCGGCTCGATGAACGGCGCGACGTCGTGATCACCGACGTCGACCTGCGCCCGATCGCACGCGACGCGGCGCTGGACGTGCGCGCGACGTCTCCGCTTCGCGAGGTCACGGTCATCGACACGACCTCCGAGACGATCTCCGCCCCCGCGCCGCCGCTCAAGCCCGCCGAGCCCGAGGCGAAGAAGCGGCGCTCGGGGCCGAGTCTGGCGATGCTCCGGCGACGGGCCCGCCAGACCGAGCCGCCCGCGCCCGAGCCGCCCGCGCCCGCGTCATCGGCGCCGCCGCCGAGCCACCGCGAACCGGTCGTGCTCGGCGACGAGAACCGCATCCGCCAGGTCGTGACCAACCTGCTCGGCAACGCCCGCCGGTTCACGGCCGACGATTCGCCGATCGAGCTGCGCGTCGGCGTGGATCAGACCCAGGGCAGCGGGTGGATCGAGGTCAGCGACCACGGCCCCGGCGTCCCCGACCAGATCAAGGAGAAGATCTTCCAGCGGTTCTGGCGCGCCGACACGTCGCGCACGCGCGAGACCGGCGGATCGGGGCTCGGCCTGTCGATCGTGGCGTCGATCATGGATGCGCTGCACGGCTCGGTGACGGTGATGGACACCCCCGGCGGCGGCGCGACGTTCCGGGTCGCCTTCCCCCTCGCGCGCGCCCGCGATGCGGAGGAGCACCGCGACCTCGAGACACAGCCCCTGCAGCCCCCGCCGGGCTAG
- a CDS encoding WXG100 family type VII secretion target, with product MAVFSVDSDAVIAATGSVRNTIDRIEGETHAMMSQLTQLQSTWTGGASSAFHAAVEQWRVTQRQVEESLAGINAALASAGRQYAEAEQATMSLFR from the coding sequence ATGGCCGTCTTCTCCGTCGACAGCGACGCCGTCATCGCCGCGACCGGCTCGGTGCGCAACACGATCGACCGCATCGAAGGCGAGACGCACGCGATGATGTCGCAGCTGACCCAGCTGCAGTCCACGTGGACCGGCGGGGCGTCGAGCGCCTTCCACGCCGCCGTCGAGCAGTGGCGCGTCACCCAGCGCCAGGTCGAGGAGTCGCTGGCGGGCATCAACGCGGCGCTCGCCTCGGCGGGCCGGCAGTACGCCGAGGCCGAGCAGGCGACGATGAGCCTGTTCCGCTGA